A genome region from Haliotis asinina isolate JCU_RB_2024 chromosome 11, JCU_Hal_asi_v2, whole genome shotgun sequence includes the following:
- the LOC137255224 gene encoding probable serine carboxypeptidase CPVL produces the protein MKSTVLEVLVIMASVARATQTDPFRSMFPKYYPHALNNGVDPGQPLMLTPYIERGETEKARLASATGSYIPQPGHSGFLTVNKTTNSNMFFWFFPAQVNPETAPVLVWLQGGPGGSSLFGLFVEHGPFSVDQHGNLVRRNITWNSRYSMLYIDNPVGTGFSFTGEESGYANNEEDVARDLYSCLTQFFQIFSSYQSNDFYITGESYAGKYVPAISYKIHTENPTAKVKINFKGMAIGDGLSDPETMMPVYGKYLFYLGLIDENQEEYMTARGEDIAAYIREGRYQEAHQAFGTALAFAGKESGLHQFYNYLITKDPIDFSYYPLFLARPETRNAVHVGNLTFHDGSEVSKHLADDFMMSVKPWLATIMDNYKVMLYNGQLDIIVANPLTEAMLQTVEWRGLQAYKAANRTVWKVNASDDEVAGYVRQVGNFYQVVVRDGGHILPHDQPRRSLDMIQRFVENIPFSKL, from the exons ATGAAGTCGACAGTGTTGGAAGTGTTGGTCATTATGGCATCAGTGGCACGGGCCACACAGACTGACCCCTTCCGGAGCATGTTTCCGAAATACTACCCCCATGCCCTCAACAACGGCGTGGACCCTGGGCAGCCCCTCATGCTGACGCCGTATATAGAGAGAGGTGAAACAGAGAAAG CGCGGCTGGCGAGTGCCACAGGGTCCTATATCCCCCAACCAGGTCACTCCGGCTTCCTGACCGTCAACAAGACCACCAACAGCAACATGTTCTTCTGGTTCTTCCCGGCTCAG GTTAACCCCGAAACTGCTCCCGTGCTCGTGTGGCTCCAAGGTGGACCCGGCGGATCCTCCCTCTTTGGTCTGTTTGTGGAACATGGACCCTTCTCGGTGGATCAACACGGAAATT TGGTGAGGCGCAACATCACCTGGAACTCCCGATACTCCATGTTGTACATTGACAACCCT GTGGGGACAGGTTTCAGCTTCACCGGGGAAGAGTCCGGCTATGCCAACAACGAAGAAGATGTCGCCAGGGATTTGTACAG CTGTCTGACGCAGTTCTTTCAGATATTTTCATCGTATCAAAGCAATGACTTCTACATTACTGGAGAG TCGTATGCAGGGAAGTATGTCCCCGCCATCTCCTACAAAATCCACACAGAGAACCCAACAGCTAAAGTGAAGATCAACTTTAAGGGGATGGCTATTGGAGATGGCCTCAGTGATCCAGAGACT ATGATGCCTGTATATGGCAAGTACCTGTTTTATCTGGGACTGATTGATGAGAACCAGGAAGAATACATGACTGCACGAGGGGAGGACATTGCTGCCTACATTAGAGAGGGCAGGTATCAAGAAGCTCACCAG GCATTTGGCACAGCGCTTGCTTTCGCTGGAAAAGAAAGTGGACTTCATCAATTCTACAATTATCTTATTACGAAA GATCCTATAGACTTCAGCTATTACCCACTGTTCCTAGCGCGTCCAGAGACGAGAAATGCTGTTCATGTTGGTAACCTTACCTTTCATGATGGATCGGAGGTGTCAAAGCATCTCGCTGATGATTTCATGATGTCTGTTAAACCCTGGCTGGCAACAATCATGGATAACTACAAG GTGATGCTGTATAATGGACAGCTGGACATTATTGTGGCAAATCCTCTGACTGAAGCCATGCTGCAGACTGTGGAGTGGCGGGGACTGCAGGCGTACAAAGCTGCCAACAGGACAGTGTGGAAGGTTAATGCTTCTGATGATGAGGTAGCTGGCTATGTCAGACAGGTTGGCAACTTCTATCAG